Genomic segment of Pangasianodon hypophthalmus isolate fPanHyp1 chromosome 22, fPanHyp1.pri, whole genome shotgun sequence:
TCCATGACAAGTTGGAGAGCATCTCTGAGCAGAACAAGAAGCTGCTGGAACAGATCCACATTTCTGAGATCAACAAAAACTATGGTGACTTGGAAAAGAACATTGAGCACCAGTACAAGGCCTTCAAGACCATGGTGGACAGAGTCAGGAAGGACCCAGAAAACGGCGAGCGTTACAGAGAAGATTTCAAGAAAATCTATAGAAAACAACAGGGCCGCCTGAATTTGAATGTGTATTATCAAGCCATCATGGAAGAGCAGGGTCCTTTTGGGAGGCCACTACTGAGATGTTATCTAGAGCATTGCAAAAGGAACAGGAAGATCATGGAGGCTAGGTGTGCTCATCTGGTCTACCTTTTCCACATCGGCCTCATAGCACTGATGGCCTACTATGTAGTCactgaggatgatgaggatgagttcaGGGAAGAATGGGGCCAAAAGGCCATCGACATACAGACCAAGATGCAAGAAGTCCTGGATGAGTGTAGTGAGTAGGAGTGATACCAAATTCATTGAAGGGTTGTTAAATCACAGTTGTCTTAGTTTCAACTGATTTATAATGGAGACaatgataaagaaataaatgctaTTTATATTATGAGCAATGAATAGTattaatagaatagaattaaaGTGCTACAGGTTTCCAAAGCTCAGCATACACATCCAAATGCTGCATGAGACTTGTGTGCAGGTCTTTCCGTTTCAATTGCATCTGCGGACCTTGAAACAAAAGCTGCAAATGTTCgtttttcattaatgacacCTCTGTACTACgtttcagtgtaacagcaccatGACAGATATTTGTAAGCATTTTCATAAATGCTTGACGAAAGACCTTTTTAGAAGTGTATAGGCTACATTTGTAAGGAAATGTATATACTCTCAGCTCTAGATGTTGTTACAGAAGCTTTAATGTGAATGTGTTCTGGCTTTTGTCAAAGTGCACAATTAGGTAATAAACAAACAgctttgtaatattaatattttgaaataactgACTCATTTCACCACTGAATTGTGCTatatctctcactctttctacACAACCGCCAATTCAAGGTTTCAAGgttcatttatttgtcattcaACATGTTAAAAACTTGAAAGAACGAAAACTGTTTCCCAGGTTCAgcgttaaaaaaatataatattaaatagataataaataaccTAAGACCAATGATAAAAACCTAAaatcataatatataaaacacattattaaaaacaagcTGCATGTTAGGATAAAGTGGAGTAAAAGGTGCAGAGGACAGCCTATGGCACAGAGTTCATGAGCCTCACAGCCTCAGGGAAGAAGCTGAACCTCAGCCTTGTTGTCCAAGCACTGAGGCTGCGCAGCTTTCTACCTGAGGGGAGGAGGGTGAACAGTTCATGGGCTGGGTGGGTGAGGTCCATCATGAGGTTTGTTGCTCTGATTCTACATCTGCTGATATAGATGTCCTCTACAGAACGGGGGCTGCTACTGGGCATTTTTTGAGCAGATTTAACCACTCTTTGCAGCGCCTTCTTATCAGCCACAGAGCAGTTGCCGTACCAGACAGTTATACAGAATGTCAGGACGCTCTCCACCACACAACGGTAAAAGGAAGTCAGTACAGAGCACTGAGGCGGCCTGCTTCAGCCTCCTCATAAAATAAAGGCATTGGTGAGCCTTCTTAATGATGCTGGCTGTGTTCATTGCCCATGTGAAGTCACTGGACATGTGCAGGCCCAAGTATTTGGCTGTGGTCACCAGCTCCACAGCTTCCCCTCCAATGAAGAGGGGAGGAGGGGTGTAAGCTCTCCTCCTAAAGTCCACCACCATCACTTTCGTCTTCCCCACATTGATGCACAGGTTGTTTGCATCACACCAGTCAACAAGTTCTTCTACCTCCCTCCTATACATAGACTAGTCGTTGTTGGAGATCAGACCAACAACGACCGTGTCATCCACAAACTTCACAATATGATTGCCCGGGTACCTTGCTGAGCAATCATACGTGAGTAGCGTGTACAGGACGGGGCTCAGGACACACCCTTGGAGAGCCGGTGTTAAGTACGATGGTGGAGGACGAGACACCATGGATCTTCACGGACTGTGGCCTTCCTGTCAAGAAGTCCAATACCCAGTTACACATAGATGGTTTCAACCCCAACAGTAGCAGTTTGTTGGCTAGTGTCTGTGGAATGATGGAATTAAACGCAGAACTAAAGTCCAGAAAGAGCAGCCTGACTTATGAGTCCCGCCCTCTAGATGAGTGAGAGTAGAGTGGATGACAGCTGATACTGCATCGGACACAGACCGGGTCTTCCTGTATGCATACTGCTGTGGGTCCACAGTGATGTCAACTGAGTCCTTAATGTGGGCCAAAACCAGCCGCTCAAGGCACTTCATGACAATCGGGGTGAGGGCCACTGGACAATAGTCATTCATGCCTTTCATGGCAGAGTGTTTAGGCACTGGGACAATAGTGCACCTCTTGAAACAGACAGGCATCACAGCTTGGGACAGAGAGATGTTAAAAATGTCTTCCAGCACCCCAGTGAGTTCCTGAGTGCACTCTCTTAGAACCCGTCCTGGGATGTTATCTGGGCCTGCTGCTTTCCGAGGATTGATCCTCTGTAGCGTCCTCCTGACATCCACCGCAGACACACTAAAGTGTCGCTCACCTTCAGCAATCAGCATCCCTCCTTTTGTACTCTGTGATGCTCTTTATACTCTTCCACATGCTTCGGGGGTCGTTGGTGGCAAAATGACCCTGTATCCTTTGGGTATAGGTTGCCTTTCCACCAGTCTTCGGctatcacactgcaaaaacagcATACTATATTACTAAGTAGTAATTAATGAGTATTGTTTTTAAACTTCTAATATGTAGTATTGTAGTATTCTCATTAGGACCTAGGGTTTatcttgtttttaaattagattagattagattagattcaactttattacacatgtataaatacagagtaacgaaatgcagtttagcatctaatcagTAGTGCAAAAAATAGTAGTAAATAATggaatgtacaatataaacagtatgtataaacagtagtaaacaaacggaatgtacagtataaacagtatgtataatcagtagtaaataaacagaatgtacagttaaGAGCAGTTATGTACAGACAAGGGCAGTGAGAGATAAGTGGAATTAAATTAAGATAGTGCAGGAATATACAGatgtaatatgtacaatatacaggTGTGCTATACTAATGCTAATATGCAGATGTAGTATGaactaatctacagatgtgctatactaatgtACAGATGGGCAATTGAAAGACCTGGTAAGAACAATATGTACAAGTACAGAGATGAGGTATGaacaatatatacagatatgtatatatagttagATAAAGTTATATACAGTTCAGTGGGGGACAGAGTTCAGTAGGGAGACAGCTgtagggaaaaagctgttcctAAATCTGCTGGTTTTGGTCTTGAGGCTCCTGTAGCGCCTCCTGGAGGGGAGGAGCTGGAAAAGACTGTGGGCAGGATGGGAGGAGTCCTTAAGAATGTTGCGTGCCCGGCGTAGACAGCGTTTCTTCTGGACCACCTCAATAGCAGGTAGTGGAGTCTTTGTGATGCGTTGGGCGGTTTTCACCACCCTCTGCAGTGCCTTCCGGTCTGCGACAGAGCAATTCCCATACCAGACTGTGATACAGTTGGTAAGGATGCTCTCAATCGCACAGCGGTAGAAGTTGCTCAGGATGTCAGCGGAGAGGCGGTTTTTCTTTACTGTCCTCAGGAAGAAGAGGCGCTGATGGGCCTTCTTGATCAGGCTGGAGGTGTTGGTTGACCAGGACAGGTTCTCTGAGATGTGGGTCCCTAGGAACTTGAAGCTGGAGACACGTTCAACAGCCATGCCATTGATGTGGATGGGATCATGTGGCACGCTCTTCTCCTTCCTGAAGTCCACAATGAGCTCCTTGGTTTTGCTAGTGTTGAGAAGCAGGTTATTGTCAGCGCACCATGCAGCTAAGTGctccacctctgccctgtaGTCAGACTCGTCGTTGTCACTGATGAGCCCAATCAccgtggtgtcatctgcaaactttatGATGGAGTTAGATCCATACACAGGCTTGCAGTCATGAGTAAACAGGGAGTAGAGGAACAGGctcagcacacagccctggggtgCGCCAGTGTTGACTGTGATGGTGGTGGAGCAGTTGTGGCCTGACCTAACATTCTGAGGTCTGTTGGTCAGGAAGTCCATGATCCAGGTGCAGAGGGAGGGACTGATGCCAAGATCCCCAAGCTTAGTGATTAGCTTGGAGGGAATGACTGTATTGAATGCTGAGCTGAAATCAACAAACAGCATCCTTGCGTATGTGTTCTTGTTCTCCAGGTGGGAGAGCACACAATGCAGTGCTGTGGACACAGCATCCTCTGTGCTTCTATTGCTTCGATAGGCAAATTGGTGAGGGTCCAGTGTGGGGGGCAGGCAAGTCTTGAGGTGAGCCAGGACCAGTCGCTCAAAACACTTCATCACAATGGGTGTGAGTGCTACAGGGCGATAGTCATTTAGGCACGCTGGAGAGGAGTGTTTTGGCACTGGCACAATACCAACCAGACAGACTATAAGTCATTAAATTGTCtcattaaagagagaaaaaaacaataaatattgttaaatgttattAGCAACAATAATTGTCTAACTGACACCAGATGAGATGAGGTTTATGATGTTATTTTCTCCTTCCAGCCCAAATAGAGGCTCCACATATAACCGAGTGCACTACATAGGCTGCAAGAGCCATTATTCTATACACTACAGAGTGCACTTAAATAGGGTACAAGATGcaatttgggattcagcctcaAGTTAAAGCAACTACTGTATCCCAGTTTGCAAAGCTCCTCACCTTTGAAAAGATAGTCATATTCCTCTTCTCTACcccaaactattttaaaaatagcattttctTGCATGTGGTAATGCACAGTTACTTTGTAtttgatgaattaaaaaaaaaaaaaagttctgagACTTTACAACTAGAAGGGTGTCCAAGTTCATCAAATGGGCAAGCCCATGCTTTTACCATATTATAAAGTCAACTACCTTCATTAATAGCACTTTGCTTTCATAACATGTATCATTTTAGTAAAGCTTTAGTAAAGCACAAAATGCTAATCTCTGTACCGTGACCACACGGGTCAGTGGCCCATTATCGCAGTCTACATGACACTGCAGCTgtactactgtcaaagctgctggtatagaaattTAATAGTcaaaaaattaaacaccttTAGACCAATCTGAATCCAAAATTCAACAAGAATCCCAATATTTTACTCTTTACtcagatgtttttttctcaaataaTGCTCCTGTCATGATGCAATAAACAAGTGATTGTATGAccaaaaaaatgattaatagAATACTAGTTGGCAGCTTATCTTAATCATGTATGGTTCCTCAGAATTTAGATTTAACACAcaagaataaaaatgtattaaacataattaaacacACTAAAGATGTTCCCACATCCTTATTCTCTGGAAAATGACAGCTatgcaataaacacacatttgataatatagaaaaaatattgGAGAAATATTCTTATTTTCTGGAAGACAACAAtcttatttgtttcttttcttttttagtaaTGGTTAAGAACATTGATATAGAAGGCCTGAGGCTAATTCCCACGCTAATGGGAAGTCATGTGACACCTGCCCAAACTTGTCTGCTGTCAGATGTAGTccaaatatacaaacaaatcAGTATGAGCTACTTTTACATTACTACTGATTTATTTCCTTCACGGAAATTGAAAATTTATTGAAATCAATGCCATAAAATGCATACACAATGccataaaatatttctgttgcTCAGGACAGTTGGTGCTGTGTCGAACCATTTCACAGAGCAGAGTAGAAGCCTATGAATGAGGCCATGTTTACAGGATTTTACCCATCCCTCACAGAGTGAGCTCCTAGGCATGCTCAGAAGAGGTGGAGCTCATCCTGTGTGGGAGTGCCAGGATGTGCGAGGTTataaataaaagctataaaGCCACAGAGGCTGCAGCTCTTCACCACAGCTGGGTTTCACTGGAACACCACAGAGGGCACATCTGCACATTTCACCGACTAACTGTAAGCCTTTTCCTCCTCTCAGATTgtgttgatttctttctttttgtgtttctttgcttttatttgCTCAATGAGCAGTGGCATAAAATAGAGATCTTTGTACCTATCTTATCTACATTGTGGATTGTATTTGCTAATATCTGGTTAGATACAATAAGGGAAGGTTGTAAGATGGCCAGATCTTGTGCTTAAGTAAATACTGACCTGCATAACACTTTGTCTGCAATGTCAGTGTTGCAGGATTAGTAACCAAAGATGTGGTttgggggtaaaaaaaaaaaaaaaaaaccttgctaaCAAAAAAGGCAGTGGTCTTGGTGCTGACAATCTGACACTGGATTCTGTTTAGTTTAGGTTTGGagcttttaaaaaacattcaaagGGAAAATTAAACACAGCCACAATcctaatttaaatgaatttttaaatgtttgcctTGAAGATGCTATTTTTTACCCCAGTGCTGCCaatatacatttattgttgACTCACAAGTTGATTACAAACTCCTAAATTATTATTAGGCTGGCTTGACAGAGCCAGcattctgttcttcttcttatcaTTATTCCATCTGCAATTTTGTACCACTTTCACGGATCACAATTTTTGATGCAGAACCACGAAATTTAGCAGAAATGTAGAACCTATATGAGAACGATGTGCTTCTGCTTTTGGGAAAGATCAGACTTACAGCTGCAACACAGCAATGCTCCAAATTTCCTTAAGTTTCCATAGGGAAGTCATAGGGGTGCTTTTAATTTTAGGTTGTGCAGATTAAACCGTTGGTGCTACAAATATGAAACTTGTAGCTTAAGTAGTAGTTTGTCCCTCTAATCAGAAAAGAGAGGTGAGCCTGGTTGGCCTAATGGTGGCGCTATAATGCACCATTTACTGTTTAACTCATCTCTTGAGAACTACGAGGCCTAGAGACAAATATTCTGTGGCTATAGTGTCGCAGAAATGAAACCTAAAACCCGGAAATTAGTTAGCATTTTAGCACTTCCGGTTCCAAAacaatagtgttttttttttttttttgctaaatgcCTGAAATAAGGTCTATGGTTAACACAAGCTCACGAAATGTTTACGTTTTATTCTATgatataaaatacatcagtaATACCCCACTCCtgattttttaaagtttttacgTGTCTTGAAAAAGGCGGTTGCTAAGAAGTGGCTAAATGGGACAACAGAGGTTGTCGGGGACATTAAACGTCATCACGCCGAACAGGAAAACTCATCACTACACGTACAAACAAACggaattttctccaaaataatgCAACATGGACACATTCCCCAAAAAAGTGGGGATTAGACTCAACCACAAAAAGAGTCCAGTGGATCCTTATCAGGGAAcatgttattaaataaagattgaAAGAGTTGTCGGAAGCTTAGTGGTGGTGACGTTGAAGTCATGCGACTGTGGTGTAGTTCGTTTATAGCCTAACTTTAGCTCTTTACGTCTGGCAATTGTATTTAGGCTTCAAAATTCATAAAACTTGTGTTCAGATTTGTGTGAAGATTATCATAATGAACAAAACGTGTAAGAATCATAAACTTTAGTTGGTAACAGAGCTTCTTTTCTGCAATAATCCAAAAACCAATGGAAAAATCCTATTAGCTTTTTGTCCAGGGAACCAGGCTGATGCTAACTTCCGGGTCAGCCTACAGAAATACGTCATCCCTGCGGCAGTCTATTTCTGGGACAATTTCAAATTACACCGTTTAGAGCCATCTACTTAGATTTttagctcatttgcataatatgcaaagcTTTACTTTTGTGAACTATTCCTACAGTTTTTGTCCCATCTTCACAAAATTGGTGTCAACTGGTGaccctcaataattatcaaaaaagaTCTATAAACAATATAACCCCAACTTGCCATTCAATTCTAATGGGGAGGAGCCTAATtcactcaaacagctgtaattcCTGAGTATCTACAATGACTCTAACAAGATTTCTGAGGACCTGTCCGTCAAAGactataaaaacatgtttatatttgtaaagAATTTTGCCACCACCTGCGAATGAATCATTGCGAGGCAGAGCTTACTTTAGTCAAACAGCTACAAtacatgaaatattaaatggattcacacaaaaCCTGAAAGGCATATTCAGGACTAGATTCTGAGGCTTGCTAAGGAAATACCCTAGCAAATAACAATGATACCATAGCAACTACCTAGCAACAGCCTAacaaccacctggaatatcactgtaaccacctagcaacaccccaGCAACCAACAAATGACTAATCTCACTAATACTGGAATTATCTCAAAGAACCGGGACTATTTATAcatagatatataaatacagaCCTTGGATTTCTTTGCACAACACCCACACAATCAACATTCCTGTTAACGTACATGGCATATCCCAcgttcataaatatttattgtattggtAGCTTTTTCACTGCAGCTACCTTctaaatttgatttgatttgatataACCTGTCTgagaaaagtttttaaatgacGTATCTTGCTATGTTACAGAAAGAACATTTGCCTCCCTTAACGGATTAAGACAGGACCTCTTTCCTGACATCCAGTATGAGTGGTTTGACAGAATGGATTCTGGAGAATAAGGACAAGATTGAAAAGGGCGTGGAGATCCTAGGCCAAGGCTGTGAGATCCTGGCAAACACTGTAGGCCAGTTCCATCCCGTCCTGGAGGCAGTTTTTATGGTCTCAGCTGAGCTCCTCAGCAACCCAGAGGGCAAAGAGGCTAAGTATCTTGCTGAACAGTTTGAAAGTGTCAACCAGAAGTTGGAAAAGGTCCAGGGTGAGATTAAAGAAACAGAGCTGGTGCTGCAGCGATCATCGTTGAACCTCCAGAACTTTAAGTTCTACACACAGATAATCAACCagtatgaaatgtttaaatatattttcacagcCAAACCCAAGTTTAAGAAGTTGAAGATAGACGAGTTCCTCCTCTACTTTGAGGAATATGAGGAAGACAAGAACCTTGATTGCTTGTACGATGCCGTCACTAAAGAGAACACCTCTGGACATGCAATGCTGGACACGATACTGATCACTGAGCAGCGGAGCAGGAGGGCAGTGGAGGAATTCTGTGCTTGCCTGAAGAAGGTGTTTGTGGTTGGGATCATAGCATTGATGGGCTACACTGCATTAAAGGAAGGGACTGTTGGAGAGGATATGGTGAAGAAATGGCAAGAACGCATGGAGGACGTGGAGAAGCGCATGAAGGCGGCAGTGGATGAATGTGTGAACAACTTCGCTGAGCAAGCCGAGATTGACATAGATCAGAAGCTCAAGGAGAAGCAGAGCAGTGTCGACCCTGAGTTTACTGAATTCCTACTGGATGCCCTTGTCAAGAAGTACGACTGGGTCTCGTGGTCAGTCAGGGTGTTTAAAGATGATGACAGCAAACTTGGGAGATTTCTGTTTGGCAAGCGGCACCGTGTAAATGGTGGAAATGTCAATTATTTTGAGCATTTgtgcaataataaaataagaattgTGGTATCTTTCACTGCAGACCCTAAACCACTCAACAAGAGCCAGATAAAAGAtcaaatagagaaagagaaaggtgaTATGAAATCTGTGGCTGAGTCTCTGTGCAAGAGTCTTCCCAACTGCCTTGTGCATGCTGTCAGTCGCTCTAACAGAGTGGAGGAAGCCAATAATTTCAACCCCGAgcacttttattatatttctcacAAAATAGCATACATTTGTATCCACTCAGAATAATATAATTTAGATCAAACTAAATATATTGATGGCAGAGTCTACACTATTTGCTCAATTTGGATTCTCCAGGCTCCTATTAATTAATGGATTCTACGTTTTTACAAAACGTTATGATTGTTGTTGtctttgttgctgttgttttcatAGCACTTGATTATGGAAACATTACAGAAAAGCACTAAGGTTTGACAGGTACACATTAGGCTctaaagaaggaaaaatgggTTGAAAAGAAGTTTGATATTGTTTCAATGTTCATACATTATATTAACccctatataaataaataaacctaagGTTTAGTAAACCTATTCCCAGCTCGTGACCTATTATTTCTGATACACCTAATGTACAcactgtttacattcacagcatttttatcattatattgttatatctttTTGCACTACCTGTCACATCTGACACTTACTCACAAACGAACTGGTCagcgctgcactgtctcttactgtgcctattgtcctgttttagtaattattgtactgtcttgtgctgtttgcacacgtgcactttatgtagtcctgtgtaggtcttATTGAGTTCTGTGTTGTCTCATGTacttctgtgttgttttatgtagcaccatggtcctggag
This window contains:
- the LOC113532738 gene encoding protein rapunzel-like, which translates into the protein MADKEQIKKTAVIVLGCLEKVSSFASSFNPLFGIVTSLVGVVRKGLVEDEANELDKDFQQIHDKLESISEQNKKLLEQIHISEINKNYGDLEKNIEHQYKAFKTMVDRVRKDPENGERYREDFKKIYRKQQGRLNLNVYYQAIMEEQGPFGRPLLRCYLEHCKRNRKIMEARCAHLVYLFHIGLIALMAYYVVTEDDEDEFREEWGQKAIDIQTKMQEVLDECSE
- the LOC113532585 gene encoding uncharacterized protein LOC113532585; translated protein: MSGLTEWILENKDKIEKGVEILGQGCEILANTVGQFHPVLEAVFMVSAELLSNPEGKEAKYLAEQFESVNQKLEKVQGEIKETELVLQRSSLNLQNFKFYTQIINQYEMFKYIFTAKPKFKKLKIDEFLLYFEEYEEDKNLDCLYDAVTKENTSGHAMLDTILITEQRSRRAVEEFCACLKKVFVVGIIALMGYTALKEGTVGEDMVKKWQERMEDVEKRMKAAVDECVNNFAEQAEIDIDQKLKEKQSSVDPEFTEFLLDALVKKYDWVSWSVRVFKDDDSKLGRFLFGKRHRVNGGNVNYFEHLCNNKIRIVVSFTADPKPLNKSQIKDQIEKEKGDMKSVAESLCKSLPNCLVHAVSRSNRVEEANNFNPEHFYYISHKIAYICIHSE